One stretch of Miscanthus floridulus cultivar M001 chromosome 18, ASM1932011v1, whole genome shotgun sequence DNA includes these proteins:
- the LOC136524498 gene encoding oryzain alpha chain-like, with amino-acid sequence MAEGSSSAAGSSSSAPVKPSGKLLPLFLYFSLLNTPRSASPAAALLALTVALAAATVAEAAPLERADHEVRRMYEAWKSKHGRPPCDVSSDRLRLEVFRDNLRYIDAHNAEADAGLHTFRLGLTPFADLTLEEYRGRVLGFRNSTRPRVASNRYLPRAGDDLPDAVDWRLRGAVTLVKNQQKCGGCWAFSAVAAMEGINKIVTGDLVSLSEQELIDCDTQDSGCNGGQMDNAFQFVINNGGIDTEADYPFIGTDMACDAIRENRKVVSIDSYENVPANNEKALQKAVANQPVSVAIDAGGLAFQLYSSGIFSGICGLKLDHGVTAMGYGSEDGKDFWIVKNSWGPEWGEAGYIRMARNVFLPMGKCGIAMDASYPVKNGPNPTAEPEIKMVRA; translated from the exons ATGGCCGAGGGCAGCTCCTCCGCCGCCGGATCCTCTTCCTCCGCCCCTGTCAAACcttctggtaaactcctcccacTCTTCCTCTACTTCTCTCT TCTTAACACACCACGCTCCGCTTCACCCGCCGCGGCGCTGCTCGCGCTGACGGTGGCACTGGCCGCCGCGACTGTCGCGGAGGCGGCGCCGCTAGAGCGGGCGGACCACGAGGTGCGGCGTATGTACGAGGCGTGGAAGTCGAAGCACGGCCGGCCGCCCTGCGACGTCAGCTCCGACCGGCTGCGGCTGGAGGTGTTCCGCGACAACCTGCGGTACATCGACGCGCACAACGCGGAGGCGGACGCGGGGCTGCACACCTTCCGCCTCGGCCTCACCCCCTTCGCCGACCTCACCCTGGAGGAGTACCGCGGCCGCGTCCTCGGCTTCCGCAACTCCACTAGGCCCCGGGTCGCGAGCAACCGCTACCTGCCGCGCGCCGGCGACGACCTCCCCGACGCCGTCGACTGGCGCCTCCGGGGCGCCGTGACCCTGGTCAAGAACCAACAGAAATGCG GTGGGTGCTGGGCGTTCTCGGCGGTGGCAGCCATGGAAGGGATCAACAAGATCGTGACGGGCGACCTGGTGTCGCTGTCGGAGCAGGAGCTGATTGACTGCGACACCCAGGACAGCGGCTGCAATGGCGGGCAGATGGACAACGCTTTCCAGTTCGTCATCAACAATGGCGGCATTGACACCGAGGCCGACTATCCCTTCATCGGAACTGACATGGCTTGCGATGCCATCCGG GAAAAcagaaaggttgtgtccatagaTTCATACGAGAATGTGCCGGCCAACAACGAGAAGGCGCTGCAGAAGGCGGTGGCAAACCAGCCTGTTAGCgtcgccattgatgctggcggtCTTGCATTCCAGCTCTACAGCTCG GGCATCTTCAGCGGGATCTGCGGGCTGAAGCTGGACCACGGCGTGACGGCGATGGGCTACGGCAGCGAGGACGGCAAGGACTTCTGGATCGTGAAGAACTCGTGGGGACCCGAGTGGGGGGAGGCTGGCTACATCCGCATGGCGCGCAACGTGTTTCTGCCCATGGGCAAGTGCGGCATCGCCATGGATGCGTCGTACCCGGTGAAGAATGGCCCCAACCCGACGGCTGAGCCGGAGATCAAGATGGTTCGTGCTTAG